The Thunnus maccoyii chromosome 9, fThuMac1.1, whole genome shotgun sequence genome includes a region encoding these proteins:
- the slc20a2 gene encoding sodium-dependent phosphate transporter 2 isoform X2, which translates to MDLDGYLWMVIFGFIIAFILAFSVGANDVANSFGTAVGSGVVTLKQACILASIFETLGSMLLGAKVGETIRKGIIDVTLYNETVPVLMAGEVSAMVGSAVWQLIASFLRLPISGTHCIVGATIGFSMVAIGTKGVQWMQLVKIVASWFISPLLSGLMSGFLFFLIRYIILNKDDSVPNGLRALPLFYASTIGINTFSILYTGAPLLGIEMLPVWAIFLITLAGSLVCAALVWIFVCPWMRRKIASRLKKEQALSRISDESLDKIPEEEEESPVFKELPGAKGTDEAVLPLTGGSSDRGTRDSSGELTNLANGGTVLPNGRVYGRTHSMTNGCLKSPISNGSFSFDGHMRSDGQVYHTVHKDSGLYKDLLHKIHLGRMDDSDRSGSNAGPPDNNYRLLRRNNSYTCYTAAICGMPVQPLIRTESREDSEKLVGEGGGRSNSVSYSKKRVRYDSYSSYCNAVAEAEIEAEEGGVEMKLATELEGVDEEGAPAPVPLDDLAEEDHEEKDKPEVFLLFHFLQILTACFGSFAHGGNDVSNAIGPLVALWMIYDQGGVMQDAATPIWLLFYGGIGICAGLWVWGRRVIQTMGKDLTPITPSSGFCIEVMSALTVLVASNVGIPISSTHCKVGSVVAVGWIRSKKAVDWRLFRNIFLAWFVTVPVAGLFSAAVMAVFVYGILPYV; encoded by the exons ATGGATCTGGATGGGTATCTGTGGATGGTGATTTTTGGCTTCATCATTGCCTTCATCCTGGCGTTTTCTGTGGGAGCCAATGATGTGGCCAATTCGTTCGGCACAGCGGTGGGGTCCGGCGTGGTCACGTTGAAGCAGGCCTGTATCCTGGCATCCATCTTTGAGACGCTGGGCTCGATGCTGCTGGGGGCCAAGGTGGGCGAAACGATTCGAAAAGGCATCATAGATGTTACCCTCTACAACGAAACCGTGCCTGTGCTCATGGCGGGGGAGGTCAGCGCCATGGTCG GGTCGGCAGTCTGGCAGCTAATCGCCTCCTTCCTCAGACTGCCCATCTCTGGAACTCACTGCATTGTTGGTGCCACCATCGGCTTCTCCATGGTCGCCATCGGCACCAAGGGTGTACAGTGGATGCAGCTTGTTAAGATCG TGGCATCATGGTTCATCTCCCCTTTGCTGTCTGGACTCATGTCTGgattcctcttcttcctcatcagATACATCATCCTCAACAAG GATGACTCTGTTCCCAACGGCCTGCGAGCGCTGCCCCTCTTCTACGCCTCCACCATCGGGATCAACACGTTCTCCATCTTGTACACTGGAGCCCCGT TGCTCGGGATAGAGATGCTACCGGTATGGGCCATCTTTCTCATCACTTTAGCCGGGTCGCTGGTCTGTGCGGCTCTTGTTTGGATATTCGTCTGTCCCTGGATGAGGAGGAAAATAGCAA GTCGTCTAAAGAAGGAGCAGGCTCTGTCTAGGATCTCTGATGAGAGCCTGGACAAGATCcctgaagaggaagaagagagtcCCGTCTTTAAAGAGCTGCCAGGAGCAAAGGGCACAGATGAAGCAGTGTTACCGCTCACGGGGGGCAGCAGCGATCGGGGCACTCGCGACTCCAGTGGAGAGCTCACAAACCTGGCTAATGGAGGCACCGTCCTGCCAAATGGCAGGGTCTATG GCCGGACCCACTCAATGACCAACGGCTGCCTCAAGTCCCCCATCTCTAATGGCAGCTTCAGCTTTGATGGCCACATGCGCAGTGATGGCCAGGTGTACCACACGGTGCACAAGGACTCAGGTCTGTATAAAGATCTGCTTCATAAAATCCACCTGGGCCGCATGGATGACAGCGACCGCTCGGGCTCCAACGCAGGCCCGCCTGACAACAATTACCGTCTGCTGCGCCGCAACAACAGCTACACCTGCTACACAGCGGCGATATGCGGCATGCCCGTCCAGCCGCTCATACGCACAGAGTCACGTGAGGACAGTGAAAAGCTGGTaggagagggagggggcagGAGCAATAGCGTGTCCTACTCCAAGAAGCGGGTACGCTACGACAGCTACTCGTCGTACTGTAACGCCGTGGCCGAGGCTGAGATCGAGGCGGAGGAGGGCGGGGTGGAGATGAAGCTGGCCACAGAGCTGGAGGGGGTGGACGAAGAAGGGGCTCCGGCACCGGTGCCTCTGGACGACCTGGCTGAGGAGGATCACGAGGAGAAGGACAAGCCCGAGGTGTTCCTGCTTTTCCACTTCCTGCAGATTCTCACTGCCTGCTTTGGCTCCTTCGCTCACGGAGGCAACGATGTCAG TAATGCCATCGGGCCCCTGGTGGCACTGTGGATGATCTATGACCAGGGCGGTGTGATGCAGGACGCTGCCACTCccatctggctgctgttttaCGGTGGTATAGGCATCTGCGCTGGCCTGTGGGTGTGGGGCCGCCGTGTCATCCAGACCATGGGGAAGGACCTAACTCCCATCACCCCCTCAAG CGGATTTTGCATTGAAGTAATGAGTGCGCTAACAGTGCTTGTTGCATCAAATGTGGGCATCCCAATAAGCTCCACCCACTGCAAG
- the slc20a2 gene encoding sodium-dependent phosphate transporter 2 isoform X1 yields the protein MDLDGYLWMVIFGFIIAFILAFSVGANDVANSFGTAVGSGVVTLKQACILASIFETLGSMLLGAKVGETIRKGIIDVTLYNETVPVLMAGEVSAMVGSAVWQLIASFLRLPISGTHCIVGATIGFSMVAIGTKGVQWMQLVKIVASWFISPLLSGLMSGFLFFLIRYIILNKDDSVPNGLRALPLFYASTIGINTFSILYTGAPLLGIEMLPVWAIFLITLAGSLVCAALVWIFVCPWMRRKIASRLKKEQALSRISDESLDKIPEEEEESPVFKELPGAKGTDEAVLPLTGGSSDRGTRDSSGELTNLANGGTVLPNGRVYGRTHSMTNGCLKSPISNGSFSFDGHMRSDGQVYHTVHKDSGLYKDLLHKIHLGRMDDSDRSGSNAGPPDNNYRLLRRNNSYTCYTAAICGMPVQPLIRTESREDSEKLVGEGGGRSNSVSYSKKRVRYDSYSSYCNAVAEAEIEAEEGGVEMKLATELEGVDEEGAPAPVPLDDLAEEDHEEKDKPEVFLLFHFLQILTACFGSFAHGGNDVSNAIGPLVALWMIYDQGGVMQDAATPIWLLFYGGIGICAGLWVWGRRVIQTMGKDLTPITPSSGFTIELASAVTVVLASNIGIPVSTTHCKVGSVVAVGWIRSKKAVDWRLFRNIFLAWFVTVPVAGLFSAAVMAVFVYGILPYV from the exons ATGGATCTGGATGGGTATCTGTGGATGGTGATTTTTGGCTTCATCATTGCCTTCATCCTGGCGTTTTCTGTGGGAGCCAATGATGTGGCCAATTCGTTCGGCACAGCGGTGGGGTCCGGCGTGGTCACGTTGAAGCAGGCCTGTATCCTGGCATCCATCTTTGAGACGCTGGGCTCGATGCTGCTGGGGGCCAAGGTGGGCGAAACGATTCGAAAAGGCATCATAGATGTTACCCTCTACAACGAAACCGTGCCTGTGCTCATGGCGGGGGAGGTCAGCGCCATGGTCG GGTCGGCAGTCTGGCAGCTAATCGCCTCCTTCCTCAGACTGCCCATCTCTGGAACTCACTGCATTGTTGGTGCCACCATCGGCTTCTCCATGGTCGCCATCGGCACCAAGGGTGTACAGTGGATGCAGCTTGTTAAGATCG TGGCATCATGGTTCATCTCCCCTTTGCTGTCTGGACTCATGTCTGgattcctcttcttcctcatcagATACATCATCCTCAACAAG GATGACTCTGTTCCCAACGGCCTGCGAGCGCTGCCCCTCTTCTACGCCTCCACCATCGGGATCAACACGTTCTCCATCTTGTACACTGGAGCCCCGT TGCTCGGGATAGAGATGCTACCGGTATGGGCCATCTTTCTCATCACTTTAGCCGGGTCGCTGGTCTGTGCGGCTCTTGTTTGGATATTCGTCTGTCCCTGGATGAGGAGGAAAATAGCAA GTCGTCTAAAGAAGGAGCAGGCTCTGTCTAGGATCTCTGATGAGAGCCTGGACAAGATCcctgaagaggaagaagagagtcCCGTCTTTAAAGAGCTGCCAGGAGCAAAGGGCACAGATGAAGCAGTGTTACCGCTCACGGGGGGCAGCAGCGATCGGGGCACTCGCGACTCCAGTGGAGAGCTCACAAACCTGGCTAATGGAGGCACCGTCCTGCCAAATGGCAGGGTCTATG GCCGGACCCACTCAATGACCAACGGCTGCCTCAAGTCCCCCATCTCTAATGGCAGCTTCAGCTTTGATGGCCACATGCGCAGTGATGGCCAGGTGTACCACACGGTGCACAAGGACTCAGGTCTGTATAAAGATCTGCTTCATAAAATCCACCTGGGCCGCATGGATGACAGCGACCGCTCGGGCTCCAACGCAGGCCCGCCTGACAACAATTACCGTCTGCTGCGCCGCAACAACAGCTACACCTGCTACACAGCGGCGATATGCGGCATGCCCGTCCAGCCGCTCATACGCACAGAGTCACGTGAGGACAGTGAAAAGCTGGTaggagagggagggggcagGAGCAATAGCGTGTCCTACTCCAAGAAGCGGGTACGCTACGACAGCTACTCGTCGTACTGTAACGCCGTGGCCGAGGCTGAGATCGAGGCGGAGGAGGGCGGGGTGGAGATGAAGCTGGCCACAGAGCTGGAGGGGGTGGACGAAGAAGGGGCTCCGGCACCGGTGCCTCTGGACGACCTGGCTGAGGAGGATCACGAGGAGAAGGACAAGCCCGAGGTGTTCCTGCTTTTCCACTTCCTGCAGATTCTCACTGCCTGCTTTGGCTCCTTCGCTCACGGAGGCAACGATGTCAG TAATGCCATCGGGCCCCTGGTGGCACTGTGGATGATCTATGACCAGGGCGGTGTGATGCAGGACGCTGCCACTCccatctggctgctgttttaCGGTGGTATAGGCATCTGCGCTGGCCTGTGGGTGTGGGGCCGCCGTGTCATCCAGACCATGGGGAAGGACCTAACTCCCATCACCCCCTCAAG TGGATTCACTATTGAGCTGGCTTCTGCAGTCACAGTCGTGTTGGCTTCCAATATCGGAATCCCTGTCAGTACCACACACTGCAAG